One Magnolia sinica isolate HGM2019 chromosome 2, MsV1, whole genome shotgun sequence genomic window, GTAAAGATGTCAAAGCGTTATGGCAGTTGCTGATGGTTGCAGTTTTCTAGGGCATTTGGGGGAAAGGAATGAGTGTTTCTTCCTCAATAGAAGCGCTTATAAGGAGGTCTTGGttaggaaaatttcctttttagTTAGAGATTGGGCCTCCAAAGTTTTGGAGGCGAGATCTGCCTCCTATTTTGCTTGTTTTTCTTAACTGTGGTTGCCTTGTTCTGTTGGTAGCAGTTTAATAATTGTTATCTCtctcttcaaaaaagaaaaagaaaaagaaattaaaaaaagaagaagaaattattgATTTCCTACAAATCATGTGAGAACTCTTTTACTTTCTATTTGATTGTATAAATGAGGAAGTGTATCCAAGGGATTCTAATTACTTGGATACTTTTAAGTTGTCTTTCTACATTAGACAATCATAACTTGTATCTAGTGCACCATTGTATTCTTTCCAACTTACTTCAAAAGTAATTTAATTCTATATTCCTTACAGGAAAGGAACTAAGAGGGATTTTAGCACCGCAATCTTGGAACGTAAAAAAGCCGCCAATCGTCTGATTGTTGATGAAGCTCTCAACGATGACAATTCTGTTGTTTCTATGAACCCTGCAACGATGGATAAGCTCCAGTTTTTCCGTGGAGATACAATTTTAATTAAGGTGAACTTTGCGTCCTTGTGTTTTTGCTTTATGATGTCAGGTTTTGTGTTtcagggttttttttaaaaaacatgtgTATGAAACAGGGAAAGAAGCGGAAGGACACGGTGTGCATTGTTCTTGTTGATGAACAATGTGAAGAGCCCAAAATTAGAATGAACAAAGTTGTTCGTGCTAATCTTAGGGTACGCCTTGGTGATGTGGTCTCTGTGCACCAATGTCCTGATGTGAAGTATGGGAAGCGTGTTCACATCCTTCCTATTGATGATACGATTGAGGGAGTCACTGGCAACCTGTTTGATGCTTATTTAAAGCGTGAGTTTAAGCAACatgctttctttcatttttccctTATTGTAGTTGTTTTTATCATATATCATGGTTTTGAATATTCGCCTTGATTCAAGTACAGCATATTTCTTGGAATCTTATCGACCTGTTAGAAAGGGTGACCTTTTCCTTGTGAGGGGAGGCATGCGGAGTGTTGAATTTAAAGTCATCGAGACGGATCCTGGTGAGTACTGCGTTGTTGCACCTGATACAGAGATCTTTTGTGAGGGTGAGCCCGTCAAACGTGAAGATGAGGAGAGATTGAATGAAGTTGGCTATGATGATGTTGGTGGAGTCAGAAAGCAAATGGCTCAAATTCGTGAGCTGGTAGAACTTCCTCTTAGGCACCCACAGCTTTTCAAGTCCATTGGTGTGAAACCCCCCAAGGGTATCTTGCTCTATGGGCCACCAGGTTCAGGGAAAACCCTTATTGCCAGGGCTGTTGCTAATGAGACTGGTGCATTCTTCTTCTTGATTAATGGACCTGAGATAATGTCAAAGTTGGCTGGAGAAAGTGAAAGTAACTTAAGGAAGGCTTTCGAGGAGGCCGAAAAGAACGCACCTTCTATCATATTTATTGATGAGTTAGATTCTATCGCCCCAAAGAGAGAAAAGACACATGGAGAAGTTGAGAGGCGTATTGTATCCCAACTTCTTACTTTGATGGATGGTCTTAAATCCCGTGCTCACGTTATTGTCATTGGAGCTACCAATAGGCCGAACAGCATTGACGCAGCTCTGAGGAGATTTGGAAGGTTCGATCGTGAGATTGACATTGGTGTTCCTGATGAGGTTGGGAGATTGGAAGTCCTCCGAATCCACACAAAGAATATGAAGCTTGCAGAAGATGTAAGCCTTTGTTTGCCTTCTATTTATTCCATCATGTTATTCTTGTGGATTGGAGATTTATGGACTTCTCTCTAACCTCCCATGCAGGTTGACTTGGAAAGAGTGGCAAAAGATACGCATGGTTATGTCGGTGCAGATCTTGCTGCTCTTTGCACAGAGGCTGCCCTTCAGTGCATCAGGGAGAAGATGGACGTTATTGACTTGGAAGATGAGACAATTGATGCTGAGGTTCTCAATTCCATGGCTGTGACAAATGAACATTTCCAGACTGCACTGGGTTCTTCAAATCCGTCAGCACTACGTGAAACGGTATGCCCCTGATTTTACCTTTCATGTGCTTCACATTTCATATTCTTAATTAGCCTTTGAATGTGTACGCTTAGTCGCTTTCCTCTCTGTGGCAAAAACAAACTCTGGTTGGCAGGTTGTGGAGGTGCCCAATGTCTCATGGGAGGATATCGGTGGGTTGGAAAATGTCAAAAGAGAGCTCCAGGAGGTATGGACTTATTGTTGGATTGCTGTTGTTGGGTGGGGTGGTTAGcatctccttcttttttttttttataacaaattttttatatatatatatatatatatatatatatatatatatatatatataattttaggaccACAATTATGTTTCTATTTATACAGAAAGGAATGATCACCAACCACCAGTTGTAGGCTGCATCATTTTTTTGGGTCTTTAGAGCTTATGGCCCTTGAAAATATCATATATTTTCATGGGAAGAATGTAGGTTAACCTACAACTGTTTCTTGGTGATGTGTTCCTCTATAAGCAATTAGCATCTAATGTTTGTGATCCTTGAAAAGTCCATGGATTGTCCACGTCTATGCTGGTCGTCAGTTATTAGTGGTAGCCAATTGCTTCACACCCTTATAAGCTCGCCTCGTCCGGTTTGGCTTCTGGTATCTGATGGGCAATTTGGTTTACATACTCCTTGGATGAGTTCATTTGGGCTCTACAAGGACCAAAAAAAAGGAGGAACTGTTTAATCGCCtgagggtgttttttttttttagctcaccCAGTTTCTGTATTTAGAGTTGCCTATCACCTGCTTTTGTTTGTGCGGGCTTAATTATAGTACAACGTGTGACTGTTGGCAGACTGTGCAATACCCAGTTGAGCATCCTGAGAAGTTTGAGAAATTTGGCATGTCTCCATCTAAAGGCGTCCTCTTCTATGGGCCTCCTGGTTGCGGTAAGACCCTCCTTGCCAAGGCTATTGCGAACGAATGccaggctaatttcataagcGTCAAGGGACCTGAATTGCTGACAATGTGGTTTGGAGAAAGTGAGGCTAATGTCAGAGAGATATTTGATAAGGCCCGCCAATCGGCTCCATGCGTGCTCTTCTTTGATGAACTGGATTCAATTGCAACCCAGGTAACCATTTCtgtgattttattttatgtttagaCATGGTGTATCATGCCCATTGCTTGCAAGTTCTTTCCATAACTTGCTGTATGTTTGGGTGCTCAATTG contains:
- the LOC131237886 gene encoding cell division cycle protein 48 homolog, which gives rise to MAESSSSAAADLGQSSSEPKGTKRDFSTAILERKKAANRLIVDEALNDDNSVVSMNPATMDKLQFFRGDTILIKGKKRKDTVCIVLVDEQCEEPKIRMNKVVRANLRVRLGDVVSVHQCPDVKYGKRVHILPIDDTIEGVTGNLFDAYLKPYFLESYRPVRKGDLFLVRGGMRSVEFKVIETDPGEYCVVAPDTEIFCEGEPVKREDEERLNEVGYDDVGGVRKQMAQIRELVELPLRHPQLFKSIGVKPPKGILLYGPPGSGKTLIARAVANETGAFFFLINGPEIMSKLAGESESNLRKAFEEAEKNAPSIIFIDELDSIAPKREKTHGEVERRIVSQLLTLMDGLKSRAHVIVIGATNRPNSIDAALRRFGRFDREIDIGVPDEVGRLEVLRIHTKNMKLAEDVDLERVAKDTHGYVGADLAALCTEAALQCIREKMDVIDLEDETIDAEVLNSMAVTNEHFQTALGSSNPSALRETVVEVPNVSWEDIGGLENVKRELQETVQYPVEHPEKFEKFGMSPSKGVLFYGPPGCGKTLLAKAIANECQANFISVKGPELLTMWFGESEANVREIFDKARQSAPCVLFFDELDSIATQRGSSVGDAGGAADRVLNQLLTEMDGMNAKKTVFIIGATNRPDIIDPALLRPGRLDQLIYIPLPDEASRFQIFKSCLRKSPVSKDVDLSALARYTHGFSGADITEISQRACKYAIREDIEKDIERDRKRRENPEAMEEDDADEVPEIKAAHFEESMKFARRSVSDADIRKYQLFAQTLQQSRGFGSEFRFPDRTDNAPTAGAGSDPFASAAATADDDDLYN